The segment CCCACTGCGACCATTCAGTCACGCTACGCTCACCACCTCCGGCTACGGCACCCGCACCCCGACGCCACCCGTTCCACCCTCCCCGCCCCACCCGCTGCACCGTCCGTCCCTCGCACCAAGTCCCCTCAACAGCAGAACGGCTCAAGGCAACGCATGCCCCAGCACACCCCCGGGTCTGATCGCGCGCCAATGCCCCCCGCTGCCCGTGGCGCCGCGCGGCCCCCCGCTCCCTCGTCGCTCGAGGAGTTGTGGCAGTCGTACAAGGCCACCGGGGACGAGCGCCTGCGCGAACAGTTGATCCTGCACTACTCGCCCCTGGTGAAGTACGTGGCCGGCCGGGTCAGCGTCGGCCTGCCCTCCAACGTCGAACAGGCGGACTTCGTCTCCTCCGGAGTCTTCGGACTCATCGACGCCATCGAGAAGTTCGACATCGAGCGGTCGATCAAGTTCGAGACCTACGCCATCACCCGCATCCGCGGCGCGATGATCGACGAACTGCGCGCCCTCGACTGGATCCCGCGCTCCGTACGCCAGAAGGCCCGCGCCGTCGAACGCGCCTACGCCACCCTGGAGGCGCAGCTCCGCCGCACTCCCAGCGAGGGCGAGGTCGCCTCCGAAATGGGCATCGGCATCGACGAACTGCACGCTGTTTTCAGCCAGTTGTCCCTGGCGAACGTTGTCGCCCTCGAAGAACTGCTCCATGTCGGCGGCGAAAGCGGCGACCGGCTCAGCCTCATGGACACCCTGGAAGACACCGCCGCGGACAACCCCGTCGAAGTCGCCGAGGACCGGGAACTGCGCCGGCTGCTCGCCCGTGCCATCAACACCCTCCCGGACCGGGAGAAGACCGTCGTCACCCTCTACTACTACGAGGGCCTCACCCTCGCCGAAATCGGCAATGTGCTCGGTGTCACGGAGAGCAGAGTCAGCCAGATCCACACAAAATCCGTCCTCCAGCTGCGGGCGAAACTGGCCGACGTCGGACGCTGACGGCGAATCGACCCATCCTCTTGCGCCGCATCCGTAAAGTGGAAGGGTGCCCAGGATTCGAGCGGCCTCCGTGGCCGAGCACCGGACCATGCAGCGCGACGCACTGCTCGACGCCGCGCGCTCACTGCTGTCCGAAGGCGGCACGGAAGCGCTGACCTTCCCCGCCCTCGCCGAGCGCACCGGCCTCGCCCGGTCGTCCGTGTACGAGTACTTCCGCTCCCGCGCGGCCGTCGTCGAAGAACTGTGCGCGGTCGACTTTCCCGTTTGGGCGGCCGAGGTCGAGGCCGCCATGGAGCGAGCGGACGACCCCGGAGGCAAGGTCGAGGCCTATGTGCGCAGCCAGCTGAACCTGGTGGGAGACCGACGGCACCGGGCCGTCGTCGCCATCTCCGCCGGAGAGCTCGACGACGGCGCCCGGGAGAAGATCCGCGCCGCCCACGGCGGCCTCATCGCCATGATCGTCGAGGCCCTCGCGGAACTCGGCCATGAACAGCCCCGGCTCGCCGCCATGCTGCTCCAGGGCGTGGTGGACGCGGCGGTGCGCCGTATCGAACTGGGCGCGGCGGAGGATCCCGCGGTGATCGCCGACGCGGCCGTCTCCCTCGCCCTGCACGGCGTCCACCCCTGACTCCCGCCCCTCCGGGGGCCCTCCCCCCTCCCCCTCCCCCCCCGCCCCACCCTCCCCGTTTCTTGTCGTGCGGTCAGTGATGCCGTGCGTGGGGGACCCGCGCCGGTGGGCGGTGCTCGTCGGCGCGCGGGGTCCCGGTGGGTGCGGTCATCGGCGCATGTCGTTCCCCTCGTTCCTCTCGTTTCTCGGGTCGCCGGTCCGGCTGGGCGGGGGTGGTGTGAGGGGGAGCAGCCGGGGCGGCGGCCGGTGGAGGAGGGAGAGGGGGTCGAGGTAGTCCCGGGCGCGCAGCAGTCCCCAGTGGAGGCAGGGGGCCGGGCAGTGGAGCGGGGCCGCGGAGAGCCTGGCGACGGGCCGGCCCGCGGTGACCCTGGTGCCGGTGGGGTGGAGGGCGTCGACCGGTTCGTAGGTGATGCGCAGTGGTGGGTCTCCGGTGCCGTCCAGGGTCAGGGAGAGCACTCCGCGGCCGGCGATGCGGCCGGCGAAGGAGATCCGCCCGGATCCGGCGGCCCGTACTTCGGTGCCGGGTGGGGCGGCGAGATCCACTCCGCGGTGGCCGGGCCCGTAGGGAGAGGCGGGCGGGGTCCAGCCGCGGACGATCCTCGGACGGGGCACCGGCCAGACCCGGCCGTCACCCGTAGTGGCCGAGTGGTGGATGGTGCGTGGCGGGTCGGGCGGCGGACGGGGGGCGGCTAAGGGCCCTGGGGTCACGGAAAGTGACAGCAGGGTGGGGAGCAGGGCGAGGGTGGTGAGTGTGCTGTGCGGCATGGAACGAGGGTGCACCGGGGGGCCGGGATCGGGTGGATCACGGCGGGTTTCTGTGGACAGCCGTTCGGTTGTGGACAACGCCGTCACCCGGCACCGTCCGGGTCCCGTACACTTCCTATGGCGATCCGGGTCACCGGGTCGACTTCGCACGCCCCGCCACCGTGCAGCCCTTACGGGTCGGTGGCCGCGCCCCTCGGTCCTTCGCGGCAGGCGCATCGGGGCGTCAGGACATCAACCGAGAATTCAAGGAGATACGGCCATGGCCGTCGTCACGATGCGGGAGCTGCTGGAGAGCGGCGTCCACTTCGGTCACCAGACCCGTCGCTGGAACCCGAAGATGAAGCGCTTCATCTTCACCGAGCGCAACGGCATCTACATCATCGACCTGCTCCAGTCGCTGTCGTACATCGACCGCGCCTACGAGTTCGTCAAGGAGACCGTCGCGCACGGCGGCTCCATCATGTTCGTCGGCACCAAGAAGCAGGCCCAGGAGGCGATCGCCGAGCAGGCGACCCGCGTGGGCATGCCGTATGTCAACCAGCGCTGGCTCGGTGGCATGCTGACCAACTTCTCCACCGTCTACAAGCGTCTGCAGCGCCTCAAGGAGCTCGAGCAGATCGACTTCGAGGACGTGGCCGCCTCCGGCCTGACCAAGAAGGAGCTGCTCGTCCTCTCCCGTGAGAAGGCGAAGCTGGAGAAGACCCTCGGCGGCATCCGCGAGATGCAGAAGGTGCCGAGCGCCGTCTGGATCGTCGACACCAAGAAGGAGCACATCGCCGTCGGTGAGGCGCGCAAGCTCCACATCCCGGTCGTCGCGATCCTCGACACCAACTGCGACCCCGACGAGGTCGACTACAAGATCCCCGGCAACGACGACGCGATCCGCTCCGTCACGCTGCTGACCCGGGTGATCGCCGACGCCGTCGCCGAGGGCCTCATCGCCCGTTCCGGTGTCGCCACCGGTGACTCCAAGCCGGGCGACAAGGCCGCCGGTGAGCCGCTCGCCGAGTGGGAGCGCGACCTCCTCGAGGGCGAGAAGAAGGCCGACGACGCCGAGGCCGAGAAGCCGGCCGAGGCTGCCGCCGAGGCCCCTGCTGCCGAGGTCTCCGCCGACGAGGCTCCCGTTGCCGAGGCCCCCGTCGCCGAGGCCGAGGCCGAGAAGCCGGCCGCGGACGCCGAGCAGGCCTGACCGCCGCAGAGCACGGCAGGTGAGGACGGCGGGGGCGGTGCCATGTGCACCGGCCCCGCCGCCCGCCCGCGGATCCGCACCGGCCCCGTCCGGGCCACGGTCCCGGGCCGCGCGGCGTTCGCCGCACGGCCCGCAGCGGATCCGTCTTCGACTTCCGACCTTTCGAGGAAAGACTCAAGGACATGGCGAACTACACCGCCGCCGACGTCAAGAAGCTCCGTGAGCTGACCGGCGCCGGCATGATGGACTGCAAGAAGGCCCTGGACGAGGCCGACGGCAACGTCGACAAGGCCGTCGAGCTGCTGCGCGTCAAGGGCCAGAAGGGCGTCGCCAAGCGCGAGTCCCGCACCGCCTCCAACGGCGCCGTCGTCGCCCTCATCTCCGAGGACAAGACGTCCGGCGTTCTGCTGGAGCTGAAGTGCGAGACGGACTTCGTCGCCAAGGGTGAGAAGTTCCAGGCCGTCGCCAACGCGCTCGCCGCGCACGTCGCCGCGACCTCCCCGGCCGACCTCGACGCGCTGCTCGCCTCCGAGATCGAGGCCGGCAAGACCGTTCAGGCGTACGTCGACGAGGCCAACGCCAACCTCGGCGAGAAGATCGTCCTCGACCGCTTCGCACAGTTCTCCGGTGCGTACGTCGGTGTCTACCTGCACCGCACCATGCCGGACCTGCCGCCGCAGGTCGGCGTGCTCGTCGAGCTGAGCGCCGACAACGCGGACGTCGCCAAGGACGTCGCCCAGCACATCGCCGCCTTCGCGCCGAAGTACCTGTCCCGCGCGGACGTGCCGGCCGATGTCGTCGAGAACGAGCGCCGGGTCGCCGAGGCCACCTCTCGCGAGGAGGGCAAGCCCGAGGCCGCCCTGCCGAAGATCGTCGAGGGTCGGGTCAACGGCTTCTTCAAGGAAGTCACCGTCCTTGAGCAGGCCTTCGCGAAGGACAGCAAGAAGTCCGTCCAGAAGGTTCTCGACGAGGCCGGTGTGGAGCTGAAGCGCTTCGCCCGTATCCGCGTCGGCGCCTGACCGGGACGCAGAAACACCGGTACCCGCGTCCCCGGATCCGCCCGGAGCGGCGGCACGGGGACGCCGAGTACGCGATCGATCCGTCGGCCCGCTAGGGTTTCCCACGCAGTCACAGGCCGCGTGGGCCCCGGACGGTGCCGTCGCGCCCGGAGCGCCGGACGACCGCAGATCTGACGAGGAGGCCATTGCCGACAGGGACCCAGTACCCAACGGCAGTGGCCTTTCTCGTATGTGCACGAGGAGATCTCCATGAACAAGGGCGCGGACGCCACCCAGGCGGTTGGCGACAACAGCGACCACGACCACGACGGGAAGCACGACGTGAACCAGACCGGTAGCGGACGCTTCATGCTGAAGCTCTCCGGAGAGGCTTTCTCCGGCGGTACGGGTCTCGGCGTGGACCCCGATGTCGTGCACGCCATCGCCCGCGAGATCGCGGCCGTCGTCCGCGGCGGTGCCCAGATCGCCATTGTCATCGGTGGCGGCAACTTCTTCCGCGGCGCGGAACTCCAGGTACGCGGCATGGACCGGGCCCGCTCCGACTACATGGGCATGCTCGGTACGGTCATGAACTGCCTCGCGCTCCAGGACTTCCTGGAGAAGGAGGGCATCGACTCCCGGGTCCAGACCGCCATCACCATGGGCCAGGTCGCCGAGCCGTACATTCCGCTGCGGGCCGTGCGCCATCTGGAGAAGGGGCGTGTGGTCATCTTCGGCGCCGGTATGGGCATGCCGTACTTCTCCACCGACACCACCGCCGCCCAGCGTGCCCTGGAGATCGACGCCGAGGCCCTGCTGATGGGTAAGAACGGGGTCGACGGGGTCTACGACGCCGACCCCCGGACCAACCCCGGCGCGGTCAAGTACGACGCGCTGGAGTACGGCGAGGTCATCACGCGGGACCTCAAGGTCGCCGACGCCACGGCGATCACCCTCTGCCGTGACAACGCCCTGCCGATCCTGGTCTTCGAACTGCTGGCCGAGGGCAATATCGCCCGTGCGGTACGGGGTGAGAAGATCGGCACGCTCGTCAGTGACAAGGGCACCCGGGCCTGAACCGGGGGGTGTCCCGGGCTTCGTTGAACGGATGCCCGAGGATAGACAAAGCCCTGCCGGTCGGACACCGTGCAGGGAAGACGCGACAGGTTCCGCCCGACCGGGCAGTTGTCAGCCGGGCCTACTCAAGACACGCAGGAGCAAGTGGTGATCGAAGAGACCCTCCTTGAGGCCGAGGAGAAGATGGAGAAGGCCGTCCTGGTTGCCAAGGACGACTTCGCCGCGATCCGCACCGGACGCGCGCACCCGGCGATGTTCAACAAGATCGTGGCCGACTACTACGGCGCGCTGACCCCGATCAACCAGCTCGCGTCCTTCTCGGTGCCCGAGCCCCGGATGGCCGTGGTCACGCCCTTCGACAAGACGGCGCTGCGCAATATCGAGCAGGCGATCCGCGACTCCGACCTCGGTGTCAACCCGAGCAACGACGGCAACATCATCCGTGTGGTGTTCCCGGAGCTGACCGAGGAGCGCCGCCGCGAGTACATCAAGGTCGCCAAGACCAAGGCCGAGGACGCCAAGATCTCCATCCGCGCGGTGCGCCGCAAGGCGAAGGAGACCATCGACAAGTTCGTCAAGGACGGCGAGGTCGGCGAGGACGAGGGCCGCCGTGCCGAGAAGGAGCTCGACGACACCACCGCCAAGTACGTGGCGCAGGTCGACGAGCTGCTGAAGCACAAGGAAGCCGAGCTGCTCGAAGTCTGATGAACGACGCTTCCTGGGGGGCCCCGCAGCGGGCCGACTACGTCGGGGGGTGGCGTCCGCAGGACCGGGGCCCGCTTTCGGCGGGTCCCGCGTACGACGGGCACGACGCACAGCAGACTCGGCCCATGCCCATCGTGCCGGACTTTCCCGACGCAGGTAGAGACGCCGGCGGTCCCGGTGACCGCGACCGCCGGAACGACAGTGGCCGGGGGGCCGCCGAGCCGGGCCGCCCCCTGTTCCGCGATGAGCTCCCTCGGGAGCCCCGGCCGGCCGGGCCGCAGCCCCCGCCGGCCGGTGGTCCCGGGGATTCCCGCGGTGGCGAGGTTCCCGGCGCTCCGGACGCCGCCGGCGGGCCCGGTGCTTCCGGTGATCGGGCGGCTCCCGCGGCGGGCGCTCCGGACGCCGCCCGGCCGGAGAAGGAGAAGAAGCGGGCCGGCCGTGATCTGCGGGCGGCGATAGGGGTCGGGGTCGGGCTCGGCGCGGTGATCGTCGCGTCGCTCTTCGTCGTCAAGGCCGTCTTCGTCGGCGTCATAGCGGTCGCCGTCGTGGTCGGACTCTGGGAGCTGACGTCCCGCCTTCAGGAGCGCAAACAGATCAAGGCCCCGCTGGTGCCGCTCGCGGTCGGCGGCGCGGCGATGGTCGTCGCCGGGTATGTGCGCGGCGCGGAGGGTGCCTGGGTCGCGACGGCCCTCACGGCCCTCGCGGTCCTGGTGTGGCGGATGACGGAGCCCCCCGAGGGCTATCTGAAGGACGTCACCGCGGGAGTCTTCGCCGCGTTCTACGTCCCGTTCCTGGCGACCTTCGTGTCGATGATGCTCACCGCCGACGACGGGGCGCAGCGGGTACTGATCTTCCTCCTGCTCACCGTGGTCAGCGACACCGGCGCGTACGCGGTCGGCTGGCGCTTCGGCAAACGGCGGCTGGCGCCGCGGATCAGCCCGGGGAAGACCCGGGAGGGGCTGTTCGGCGCGATGGGCTTCGCCATGGTCGCGGGCGCCCTGTGCATGCAGTTCCTCATTGACGGCGGTGCCTGGTGGCAGGGGATCCTGCTGGGCCTCGCGGTCGCCGTCACGGCGACCCTGGGCGATCTGGGCGAGTCGATGATCAAACGGGATCTCGGTATCAAGGACATGGGCACCCTGCTTCCGGGTCACGGCGGCATCATGGACCGTCTGGACTCGCTGCTGCCGACGGCGCCGGTGGTGTGGCTGTTGCTGGTGGTGTTCGTCGGGGCCTGAGCCACGACACCGTCCCGGGGTAGGGCAAAGCCGGCCGCCGCCCCGACGGAACCCGGGTGAGCTGCGGTTTTGCCGGTGAGGGCTCGTTGTCCACAGGATGGCGGGCCCTTCTCCGTATCTCTGCGACACTGGATGGACCATGCCGAAGCCCGGAGAACTCACTTTCATCGCGCCCCGCGGAGCCAAGAAGCCCCCGAGGCATCTCGCCGACCTCTCGCCGGCCGAGCGCAAGGACGCCGTCGCCGCGATAGGCGAGAAGCCGTTCCGCGCCCGCCAGCTCTCCCAGCACTACTTCGCGCGGTACACCCACGATCCGGCGGAGTGGACGGATATTCCGGCCGCGGCGCGGGAGAAGCTGGCCGCCGAACTGCTGCCCGAGCTGATGTCGGTGGTGCGGCATATCTCGTGCGACGACGACACCACCCGTAAGACGCTCTGGAGACTGCACGACGGGACCCTCGTCGAATCGGTTCTGATGCGCTACCCGGACCGGGTGACGATGTGCATCTCCTCCCAGGCGGGCTGCGGGATGAACTGCCCGTTCTGCGCCACCGGGCAGGCCGGTCTCGACCGGAACCTGTCGACGGCGGAGATCGTGCACCAGATCGTCGACGGGATGCGGGCGCTGCGGGACGGCGAGGTCCCGGGCGGGCCCGCCCGGCTGTCGAACATCGTGTTCATGGGCATGGGCGAGCCGCTGGCGAACTACAAGCGGGTCGTGGGCGCCATCCGGCGGCTCACCGACCCCGAGCCGGACGGGCTGGGGCTCTCGCAGCGCGGTATCACCGTCTCCACGGTCGGTCTGGTGCCCGCGATGCAGCGCTTCGCCGACGAGGGCTTCAAATGCCGGCTCGCCGTATCGCTGCACGCCCCGGACGACGAGCTGCGCGACACCCTGGTGCCGGTCAACACCCGCTGGAAGGTGCGCGAGGTTCTCGACGCGGCCTGGGAGTACGCGGAGAAGTCGGGCCGCCGGGTCTCCATCGAGTACGCGCTGATCCGCGATATCAACGACCAGGCCTGGCGCGGCGATCTGCTGGGCAGACTCCTCAAGGGCAAGCGGGTCCATGTCAATCTCATTCCGCTGAACCCCACCCCCGGCTCGAAGTGGACCGCGTCCCGGCCGGAGGACGAGAAGGCGTTCGTCGAGGCCATCGCCGCCCATGGGGTGCCGGTGACCGTGCGGGACACCCGGGGCCAGGAGATCGACGGGGCCTGCGGACAGCTGGCCGCGGCCGAACGGTGACGGACCGGACACGGTCCGGGACCGCCCCCTGCCATGGCGGGATCCATGCCTTGTAGTCTGGCCTGAACATTTGCATATTTCCGACAGGGGAGCGCCACAGCGCTGAGAGTGCGGTACCCACGGGGCCGCAGACCCTCTGAACCTCGCCCGGGTCATTCCGGGTAGGAAGTTCGGTCTTTCACTCGAGCTGTTGCGCCCTGCCCGGATTCCTTCGTGGGAACCGGGCGGGGCCGCGTCTCTTCCTGGCCTTTCCCAGGAGGACTTCGACCAGTGAGCAGTAGCAGCAGTAGCGGTAGCAGGAGCAGTGTCAGGAAGGGTGCGGCGGCCGCGCTGGCCGCCGCACTCGGTGTGACCGTGCTCGCCGCCTGCGGAGGGGACTCCTCCGGAGACAAGGAGCAGGGCTCCGGCGGCGGGAAGGGGTCGAAGACCGTCACGCTCGTCAGCCATGACTCCTTCGCCGCCTCCGAAGCCGTGCTGAAGGAGTTCACCCGGCAGACCGGCTATGTCGTCAAGATCCTCAAGAGCGGTGACGCGGGGGTCGCGCTCAACAAGGAGATCCTCACCAAGGGCTCCCCGCAGGGCGATGTCTTCTTCGGCGTCGACAACACCCTGCTCTCCCGCGCCCTCGACAACGGCATCTTCACCCCCCACGAGGCGAAGGGACTCGACCGGATACCCGCGGCGGTCCGGCTCGACGACGAGAAGCACCGGGTCACCCCCGTCGACACCGGCGACATCTGCGTCAACTACGACAAGAAGTACTTCGCGGACCGCAAGCTCGCGCCGCCGGCGACCTTCGACGACCTGATCAAGCCCGAGTACAAGAATCTGCTGGTCGCCGAGAACGCGGCCACCTCCTCGCCCGGACTCGGCTTCCTCCTGGGCACGGTCGCCCGCTACGGCGAGGACGACTGGCAGGGGTACTGGAAGAAGCTCAAGGCCAACGGCGTCAAGATCGTCGACGGTTGGGAAGAGGCGTACAACCGGGAGTTCTCCGGCTCCGCCGGCGGCAAGAAGGAGGGCGGGGACCGGCCGCTGGTCGTCTCCTACGCCTCCAGCCCGCCCGTCGAGGTGCTGTTCGCCGAACCGCAGCCCAAGGAGGCGCCGACCGGTGTCGCCACCGGCACCTGCTTCCGGCAGATCGAATTCGCCGGGCTGCTGAAGGGCGCGAAGAACGAGGCCG is part of the Streptomyces qinzhouensis genome and harbors:
- the whiG gene encoding RNA polymerase sigma factor WhiG; protein product: MPQHTPGSDRAPMPPAARGAARPPAPSSLEELWQSYKATGDERLREQLILHYSPLVKYVAGRVSVGLPSNVEQADFVSSGVFGLIDAIEKFDIERSIKFETYAITRIRGAMIDELRALDWIPRSVRQKARAVERAYATLEAQLRRTPSEGEVASEMGIGIDELHAVFSQLSLANVVALEELLHVGGESGDRLSLMDTLEDTAADNPVEVAEDRELRRLLARAINTLPDREKTVVTLYYYEGLTLAEIGNVLGVTESRVSQIHTKSVLQLRAKLADVGR
- a CDS encoding TetR/AcrR family transcriptional regulator gives rise to the protein MAEHRTMQRDALLDAARSLLSEGGTEALTFPALAERTGLARSSVYEYFRSRAAVVEELCAVDFPVWAAEVEAAMERADDPGGKVEAYVRSQLNLVGDRRHRAVVAISAGELDDGAREKIRAAHGGLIAMIVEALAELGHEQPRLAAMLLQGVVDAAVRRIELGAAEDPAVIADAAVSLALHGVHP
- a CDS encoding M23 family metallopeptidase, coding for MPHSTLTTLALLPTLLSLSVTPGPLAAPRPPPDPPRTIHHSATTGDGRVWPVPRPRIVRGWTPPASPYGPGHRGVDLAAPPGTEVRAAGSGRISFAGRIAGRGVLSLTLDGTGDPPLRITYEPVDALHPTGTRVTAGRPVARLSAAPLHCPAPCLHWGLLRARDYLDPLSLLHRPPPRLLPLTPPPPSRTGDPRNERNEGNDMRR
- the rpsB gene encoding 30S ribosomal protein S2 codes for the protein MAVVTMRELLESGVHFGHQTRRWNPKMKRFIFTERNGIYIIDLLQSLSYIDRAYEFVKETVAHGGSIMFVGTKKQAQEAIAEQATRVGMPYVNQRWLGGMLTNFSTVYKRLQRLKELEQIDFEDVAASGLTKKELLVLSREKAKLEKTLGGIREMQKVPSAVWIVDTKKEHIAVGEARKLHIPVVAILDTNCDPDEVDYKIPGNDDAIRSVTLLTRVIADAVAEGLIARSGVATGDSKPGDKAAGEPLAEWERDLLEGEKKADDAEAEKPAEAAAEAPAAEVSADEAPVAEAPVAEAEAEKPAADAEQA
- the tsf gene encoding translation elongation factor Ts → MANYTAADVKKLRELTGAGMMDCKKALDEADGNVDKAVELLRVKGQKGVAKRESRTASNGAVVALISEDKTSGVLLELKCETDFVAKGEKFQAVANALAAHVAATSPADLDALLASEIEAGKTVQAYVDEANANLGEKIVLDRFAQFSGAYVGVYLHRTMPDLPPQVGVLVELSADNADVAKDVAQHIAAFAPKYLSRADVPADVVENERRVAEATSREEGKPEAALPKIVEGRVNGFFKEVTVLEQAFAKDSKKSVQKVLDEAGVELKRFARIRVGA
- the pyrH gene encoding UMP kinase; this translates as MNKGADATQAVGDNSDHDHDGKHDVNQTGSGRFMLKLSGEAFSGGTGLGVDPDVVHAIAREIAAVVRGGAQIAIVIGGGNFFRGAELQVRGMDRARSDYMGMLGTVMNCLALQDFLEKEGIDSRVQTAITMGQVAEPYIPLRAVRHLEKGRVVIFGAGMGMPYFSTDTTAAQRALEIDAEALLMGKNGVDGVYDADPRTNPGAVKYDALEYGEVITRDLKVADATAITLCRDNALPILVFELLAEGNIARAVRGEKIGTLVSDKGTRA
- the frr gene encoding ribosome recycling factor, whose product is MIEETLLEAEEKMEKAVLVAKDDFAAIRTGRAHPAMFNKIVADYYGALTPINQLASFSVPEPRMAVVTPFDKTALRNIEQAIRDSDLGVNPSNDGNIIRVVFPELTEERRREYIKVAKTKAEDAKISIRAVRRKAKETIDKFVKDGEVGEDEGRRAEKELDDTTAKYVAQVDELLKHKEAELLEV
- a CDS encoding phosphatidate cytidylyltransferase, with amino-acid sequence MNDASWGAPQRADYVGGWRPQDRGPLSAGPAYDGHDAQQTRPMPIVPDFPDAGRDAGGPGDRDRRNDSGRGAAEPGRPLFRDELPREPRPAGPQPPPAGGPGDSRGGEVPGAPDAAGGPGASGDRAAPAAGAPDAARPEKEKKRAGRDLRAAIGVGVGLGAVIVASLFVVKAVFVGVIAVAVVVGLWELTSRLQERKQIKAPLVPLAVGGAAMVVAGYVRGAEGAWVATALTALAVLVWRMTEPPEGYLKDVTAGVFAAFYVPFLATFVSMMLTADDGAQRVLIFLLLTVVSDTGAYAVGWRFGKRRLAPRISPGKTREGLFGAMGFAMVAGALCMQFLIDGGAWWQGILLGLAVAVTATLGDLGESMIKRDLGIKDMGTLLPGHGGIMDRLDSLLPTAPVVWLLLVVFVGA
- the rlmN gene encoding 23S rRNA (adenine(2503)-C(2))-methyltransferase RlmN, encoding MPKPGELTFIAPRGAKKPPRHLADLSPAERKDAVAAIGEKPFRARQLSQHYFARYTHDPAEWTDIPAAAREKLAAELLPELMSVVRHISCDDDTTRKTLWRLHDGTLVESVLMRYPDRVTMCISSQAGCGMNCPFCATGQAGLDRNLSTAEIVHQIVDGMRALRDGEVPGGPARLSNIVFMGMGEPLANYKRVVGAIRRLTDPEPDGLGLSQRGITVSTVGLVPAMQRFADEGFKCRLAVSLHAPDDELRDTLVPVNTRWKVREVLDAAWEYAEKSGRRVSIEYALIRDINDQAWRGDLLGRLLKGKRVHVNLIPLNPTPGSKWTASRPEDEKAFVEAIAAHGVPVTVRDTRGQEIDGACGQLAAAER
- a CDS encoding thiamine ABC transporter substrate-binding protein yields the protein MSSSSSSGSRSSVRKGAAAALAAALGVTVLAACGGDSSGDKEQGSGGGKGSKTVTLVSHDSFAASEAVLKEFTRQTGYVVKILKSGDAGVALNKEILTKGSPQGDVFFGVDNTLLSRALDNGIFTPHEAKGLDRIPAAVRLDDEKHRVTPVDTGDICVNYDKKYFADRKLAPPATFDDLIKPEYKNLLVAENAATSSPGLGFLLGTVARYGEDDWQGYWKKLKANGVKIVDGWEEAYNREFSGSAGGKKEGGDRPLVVSYASSPPVEVLFAEPQPKEAPTGVATGTCFRQIEFAGLLKGAKNEAGGKALLDFLVSAPFQEDLPLNMFVNPVVEGTELPELFTRHGAKITGPVTLPPDTITKNREQWIQTWSSTVVK